Proteins encoded by one window of Lactobacillus paragasseri:
- the recG gene encoding ATP-dependent DNA helicase RecG encodes MNNKQSKLFEPVTELKGVGAKTATALAGLGINTIYDLLFYFPFRYDDLETIPLDQIEDGQKVLLKGIVVTDPFVSRFGYRKTRLSFKMKIDHDIIMVNFFNQPWLKDKVESGKEVAVYGKYQVARQSLSGFKLVAEKKDSGFAPIYSVNRHLKQNKLQKLIDLALEEVLPEVEETIPAVLREKYRLLSDQTLVEKMHHPKNGNEAKIARRSAIFREFFLFQVQLAQLLSQRDEDVPGVEKRYDLAAVKELIQAIPFELSDDQKKVVNEIFADLHSPRQMRRLLQGDVGSGKTVVAVFAIYAAITAGFQAALMVPTEILAQQHFTKVDELLRPLGVRVALLTGDTKELEKREIYRELADGTINVVIGTHALIQKDVHFKNLGLVIIDEQHRFGVNQRNTLIKKGVAPDVLAMTATPIPRTLALTVYGDMAVSEIRHLPKGRKPVVSSWATSSKLKEVLELMRSQLDKGFQIYVVTPLISESEKSDLKNAEDLQARLAHYFKDENVVLLHGQMKGNQKNEIMDSFAAGKIDILVTTSVIEVGVDVPNANMMVIFNADRFGLSQLHQLRGRIGRGQTQSFCVFVSDPKTEIGKKRMNIITSTSNGFKLAEEDLKLRGEGDVFGKAQSGLPQFQVGDVVNDYNTLVTAQKEARALIKADPNLTSSENKFLLEVLKYKKDLNNN; translated from the coding sequence ATGAATAATAAGCAGAGTAAGTTATTTGAACCAGTAACTGAGCTAAAAGGCGTAGGAGCTAAAACTGCTACGGCTTTAGCTGGTCTTGGCATCAATACAATTTATGATTTACTATTTTATTTTCCTTTTAGATATGATGACTTAGAGACAATCCCTCTTGATCAAATCGAAGATGGACAAAAAGTTTTATTAAAGGGAATAGTGGTAACAGATCCATTTGTTAGCCGATTTGGTTATCGAAAAACAAGACTCAGCTTTAAAATGAAAATTGATCATGACATAATCATGGTCAATTTTTTTAATCAGCCTTGGTTAAAAGATAAGGTTGAATCAGGTAAGGAAGTTGCCGTTTACGGTAAGTATCAGGTGGCTAGACAATCACTAAGTGGCTTTAAGTTAGTAGCAGAAAAGAAAGACTCAGGCTTTGCGCCAATTTATTCTGTTAACCGTCATTTGAAGCAAAATAAGTTACAAAAACTAATTGATCTGGCTCTAGAGGAAGTCTTGCCTGAAGTTGAGGAAACAATTCCAGCAGTCTTACGAGAAAAGTATCGCCTACTTTCTGATCAAACCTTAGTAGAAAAAATGCATCATCCTAAAAATGGTAATGAAGCCAAAATAGCGCGTAGAAGTGCTATTTTTAGGGAATTTTTTCTCTTTCAAGTGCAACTAGCTCAGCTTCTTTCTCAAAGGGATGAAGATGTGCCTGGTGTAGAAAAAAGATATGATTTAGCTGCCGTGAAAGAATTAATTCAAGCGATTCCTTTTGAACTATCAGATGATCAAAAAAAAGTAGTTAATGAAATTTTTGCCGATCTTCATTCTCCAAGACAAATGAGAAGACTGCTTCAAGGAGATGTTGGTAGCGGTAAAACAGTTGTAGCAGTTTTTGCTATTTATGCCGCAATTACTGCCGGTTTTCAGGCAGCCTTGATGGTTCCTACAGAAATTTTGGCTCAGCAGCATTTTACTAAAGTGGACGAATTATTAAGACCTTTGGGAGTTAGAGTCGCCTTATTAACTGGTGATACTAAGGAATTAGAAAAGAGAGAAATTTATCGCGAATTAGCTGACGGAACAATCAATGTAGTGATTGGAACACATGCTTTAATTCAAAAGGATGTTCATTTTAAGAATCTCGGTCTTGTAATTATTGATGAACAGCACCGCTTTGGTGTCAATCAAAGAAATACATTAATTAAAAAAGGAGTTGCTCCAGACGTATTAGCAATGACAGCAACGCCGATTCCACGTACTTTAGCTTTAACAGTATATGGCGATATGGCTGTTTCAGAGATTCGTCATTTACCTAAAGGACGTAAGCCAGTGGTTTCTTCATGGGCAACATCAAGCAAGTTAAAAGAAGTTCTTGAATTAATGCGTTCACAGCTTGATAAAGGTTTTCAAATTTATGTTGTAACTCCTTTGATTAGCGAATCAGAAAAAAGTGATTTAAAAAACGCTGAAGATCTGCAAGCTAGACTTGCTCACTACTTTAAAGATGAAAATGTGGTTTTGCTTCATGGTCAAATGAAAGGCAACCAAAAGAATGAAATCATGGACAGCTTTGCTGCTGGCAAGATTGATATCCTTGTTACAACTAGTGTGATTGAAGTTGGAGTCGATGTTCCAAACGCAAATATGATGGTAATTTTTAACGCTGATCGCTTTGGTTTAAGTCAGTTGCATCAGTTGCGCGGACGAATTGGGCGTGGACAGACGCAAAGTTTCTGCGTTTTTGTGAGTGATCCTAAAACTGAAATCGGTAAAAAGCGGATGAATATAATTACCTCTACCAGCAATGGTTTTAAGTTAGCAGAAGAAGATCTGAAGCTGCGAGGTGAAGGAGACGTTTTTGGTAAAGCACAGTCTGGCTTACCACAGTTTCAGGTTGGAGATGTGGTAAATGACTATAATACTTTGGTTACGGCTCAAAAAGAAGCTCGTGCCCTAATTAAAGCTGATCCTAATTTGACTAGCTCAGAAAATAAATTCTTACTAGAAGTGCTAAAATATAAGAAAGATTTAAATAATAATTAA
- the plsX gene encoding phosphate acyltransferase PlsX — translation MKKIAIDAMGGENAPQAIIDAVLKVKPKLKDTKFILFGDVEKINQLIPDEQKERIEVIATSEVIVDSDEPVRAIRRKKDSSMVVAANYVKAGKADALFSLGNTGALLACGIFIIGRIKGVERPALMPTLPSAKSEQGFNIIDVGANAQSKPEYLVQWAQMANFYAQKIRNIQNPTVALLNNGAEDDKGDPLHQEAYKLLKETKLNFIGNVEGNDLMEGKADVIVTDGFTGNATLKAIEGTASVILRLLKDSLLNNGLRPKVGALLAKPGLTALKKRFDTARYGGAVLLGVNAPVVKTHGRSNIRPIYYTLLQIDRMLSQDLVGEYKKYFSESR, via the coding sequence ATGAAAAAAATTGCAATTGATGCGATGGGCGGAGAGAATGCCCCTCAGGCTATTATTGATGCTGTTTTAAAGGTAAAACCTAAACTAAAAGATACAAAATTTATTTTATTTGGGGACGTAGAGAAAATTAATCAATTGATCCCTGATGAGCAAAAAGAAAGAATTGAAGTTATTGCTACGAGTGAGGTTATTGTCGATAGCGACGAGCCTGTAAGAGCGATTAGACGTAAAAAAGATTCCTCGATGGTAGTTGCTGCTAACTATGTTAAAGCAGGAAAAGCAGACGCATTATTTTCATTAGGAAATACTGGAGCACTGCTTGCTTGCGGAATTTTTATTATTGGCAGAATTAAGGGCGTTGAACGTCCAGCCCTAATGCCAACGCTGCCTAGTGCTAAGAGTGAACAAGGCTTTAATATTATTGACGTTGGTGCTAACGCGCAGAGTAAGCCTGAATACTTAGTTCAGTGGGCTCAAATGGCTAACTTCTATGCTCAAAAAATTAGAAATATTCAAAATCCTACTGTTGCTTTACTAAACAATGGTGCAGAAGATGATAAGGGAGATCCACTTCATCAAGAAGCTTATAAACTTTTAAAAGAAACTAAGCTTAACTTTATTGGTAATGTTGAAGGAAATGATTTGATGGAAGGTAAGGCTGATGTAATTGTGACTGACGGCTTTACTGGAAATGCTACTCTTAAAGCTATTGAGGGAACTGCTAGTGTGATTCTACGTTTACTTAAAGATTCGCTCTTAAATAATGGTTTACGCCCTAAAGTTGGCGCCTTGCTGGCTAAACCAGGATTAACTGCTTTAAAGAAAAGATTTGATACAGCAAGATACGGCGGTGCAGTTTTATTGGGCGTTAATGCGCCTGTTGTTAAAACACACGGAAGATCTAATATTCGACCAATTTACTACACTTTGTTGCAAATTGATAGGATGCTTAGTCAGGATTTAGTTGGTGAATATAAAAAATACTTTAGTGAATCTCGCTAG
- the acpP gene encoding acyl carrier protein: MTEEEIFNKIADMISERFSIDRDKITKDLNFQNDLDADSIDFVELVMDLEDTFGAEIPDDDAEKLQTVGEAVEYIKNHQN; encoded by the coding sequence ATGACCGAAGAGGAAATTTTTAACAAAATTGCTGATATGATTTCAGAACGTTTTAGTATTGATCGTGATAAGATCACTAAAGATTTAAATTTTCAGAATGATTTAGATGCAGATTCAATTGATTTCGTTGAGTTAGTAATGGATCTTGAAGATACATTTGGAGCAGAAATTCCAGATGATGACGCAGAAAAATTACAAACTGTTGGTGAAGCAGTAGAGTATATTAAGAATCACCAAAATTAA